A genomic segment from Hypomesus transpacificus isolate Combined female chromosome 13, fHypTra1, whole genome shotgun sequence encodes:
- the foxi1 gene encoding forkhead box protein I1 gives MNAFGHQPSNPQASPIQHHSAQEILDMAVYCDNFGMYQQNLHHHPQRPPAHAPSYGLGEYTSPTTNPYLWLNGPGINSSPYLTGTNGTSYIQSGYGANQRQFLPPPTGFGSADLGWLSISSQQELFKMVRPPYSYSALIAMAIQNAQDKKLTLSQIYQYVAENFPFYKKSKAGWQNSIRHNLSLNDCFKKVARDEDDPGKGNYWTLDPNCEKMFDNGNFRRKRKRRADMNGDTGTLPAAVKSEDTALKLSDTASILSSSPTSLQNSPASTDSKSSPPPSVEHSPCYNNFVSNMNSMLVGSNNGIRGRDFGSVHLGDLSQRENMSGLGSYSPTQNTSLNSDSTHLTSNRMNYYAPVHNSAGLGNPISNHFSVNNLIYSREGTEV, from the exons CAGCACCATAGCGCTCAAGAGATTCTGGACATGGCAGTGTACTGTGACAACTTTGGTATGTACCAGCAGAATTTACATCACCACCCGCAAAGGCCTCCGGCGCATGCTCCCAGCTACGGTCTCGGGGAGTACACCTCCCCGACCACAAACCCTTACCTGTGGCTGAACGGCCCCGGTATTAACTCGTCTCCTTACCTCACGGGAACGAATGGGACGTCCTACATACAGTCTGGATACGGAGCGAACCAAAGGCAATTCCTGCCGCCGCCCACGGGTTTTGGTAGTGCTGACCTCGGATGGCTTTCTATTTCCAGCCAGCAAGAACTGTTCAAGATGGTCAGACCTCCATACTCCTACTCTGCTCTGATAGCGATGGCAATTCAGAATGCCCAAGATAAGAAATTGACACTGAGCCAAATCTATCAGTATGTGGCTGAAAACTTTCCTTTTTACAAGAAAAGCAAAGCTGGTTGGCAAAACTCGATCCGCCACAATTTGTCACTGAATGACTGCTTCAAGAAAGTGGCGAGGGACGAGGATGATCCCG GTAAGGGGAACTACTGGACATTGGACCCAAACTGTGAGAAAATGTTTGACAACGGTAACTtcaggaggaaaagaaagaggcgAGCTGACATGAACGGAGACACAGGGACGCTGCCAGCAGCGGTGAAGAGTGAAGACACCGCGCTGAAACTCTCCGACACCGCCAGCATCCTTAGCTCATCCCCGACAAGTTTGCAGAATTCTCCCGCTTCCACCGATTCCAAatcttctccacctccatcgGTTGAACACAGCCCCTGTTACAACAACTTCGTATCTAACATGAACTCTATGCTGGTTGGGAGCAACAACGGCATCAGAGGGAGAGATTTCGGTTCTGTACATCTTGGAGATTTGTCACAAAGAGAGAACATGTCTGGACTTGGCTCGTACTCACCCACTCAAAACACTTCATTGAACTCTGATAGCACGCACCTCACCTCGAACAGAATGAACTACTACGCACCTGTACACAACAGTGCAGGCTTGGGCAACCCTATTTCAAATCATTTCAGTGTTAATAATTTGATATACAGCCGAGAAGGAACAGAAGTGTAG